The DNA window ATTGAAGCCTGAAGCTGCGGGTCGTATTGATTGGTGAAGTTGTAGTTGGGCGGTAGGCCAGCCATGTTGTTGGTGCCCTTTTTTTGGTGGATTAGAGAAATGGATATCAAtccttcttgctgcttttatTATTTGCTGCTCCTTGATTATCTTGGAGTTCAATCTGAAAATGGTTTGCGTGTTGCGCGTGCAGCCTGGTGTAGATGTAGCTGACAGGAGGTGGTTGAAAGTAATagaaatgaagatggcggGCGAATTTAGGCACGATCCTTCCTTAGGTCATCCATCCGCTGGCACTAACCCCGCCTCGACTTCGACATCGACCTTGTACATTTATTTCATGGCGTCACCTCACTCGCTTGTATAAAGCATGGACGGgatgtaggtacatgtagtaataATCCATTGGCACCCAAGCACAGGCCATTTACAAGACACACTGACGTTCTGAGCTTTTCGCTAAATATAGACTTCACATTCGTTACTCGCTCCGGATGCGAGCCTCAACTTATTAGTAACAGGATCTTTGTCCTTGAATTGATAGGTAGTAAGTACCCTGCTAGTTTTAATGTACAAGACGCAGCCTCACTACCTCTTTTGTCTGTTCAAACACGTATGGACACATATCGAAATGCCTTTTGCTagctttccttctttctcctcctctctcctcccacCTCTCCCACCTCTCATGTTACCGCCGGCCCAAAGACTGAAAATAGCAACGCAAAAACAAAATAGAAACTTGAAAAAAATGACTTGAAAATAATCAGAATAACACCACTCGTACTCCATACGTCCGTTTTATCCCTGTCGTTCATTCGAGTGTATCCGCGTAGTCAAGATGTAATTAGCATAGTTTGGTCCAGTCTCCCCTTGCTGTCCAGATATATGTGGTTATgaccaaaaaagaaagcccaACGGGGAATGCTGGTATACAAAAGGGACTGATGCGCAGGACCATTGCGCCCTAAAAGATTGGTATCGCGGCACATCACCTCCCGCGAATCCAGATAGCCATCCTTTGTTCAAAgagaatgaaagaaagacgaggaggaaATCAAAAAGAGAATTGCTGTTGACGTGAGTTTCGTCATGCCGCAGTCATTGTAGGGTGTCGCGCCACTCGCCAATGCCGTGGCTATCtagatttttttcttcttcttgtccattTGTTTCGTCCTCATGTTGCCGTGTCGTCTTTGGAAGCTTCCAAAGAGTCAACTCACTGATCCCATTTCCTATGGAATCATCCATTTGCTGTAATGTAAccaaatcttcttctcatttgtAAACGTGGATTCTATCCACTGAAGCTAATGATAGCGAGCTAAGAGATTCGTCAGTCAAAAGGTTCCACATGAATTCCCCCATTCAATATTCTTATACTTACTCGACTGTTTGCACCATAAGCAAGCTTCTGGCCGCTGATATCCCAGCAAAGACAGTgttcatcctcttcttcagaatcTTGGTTGCCCTTCAGGTTCTCGAATTCGTCTCTAGACGGTCTCCAGACGGCCCGGGGCACGGAGTGGCTGTCAACCTTCCATATCAAGACGCTTCTTGATGTGGCTCCTGCGATAAAAGCTCCGTCGGGTGTAAAAGCGAGTCGTACGACGGGCAGCTCCATTGTGAAAAAGCATTTTGGTTTGCTTTCAGGTTTTCTGGCGTTCCAGATCAGAATGGCGCCGTCTTCGCCTCCAGTAGCGATTAATCGTTCATCGTCTGGATTGGAGTGATTTGACGACAGGGGTTGCCAGGCCATTGTTGTAATCGACCCCTGGTGTGCTGATATGGATCGGCGCGCGCCGGACTCATCCCATAGCTACATAAAATCATGATGATTAGTCTCCAACTTCAAGATAGTCGTGGTATGGGTAAACCAaggttttcttttcttttcccagACTTACATCTAAGACACCCTTGTCGCTGGAAGTGGCCACCAGCTGAGATAGCGGGTCGAATAGGACCTGAGCAAAATGATCATCCTCTTTGGTCTCGAACTTTCGAGCCCTTTGTATCGATGTCTCCCCCACGCTTAGACACTCAAAGATGCCCCCGCCGCAAATCAAAAACTCGGACTCGCCGGTCCATGTTGCGTCCAGTCCCGTATCGAGGCTGTGGCCCGAGAGATCGTACCTGAAGGATTTATTCGAGGTTGCCGAGTGCACCGTTATTGATGTACCGACTTTGTTCTCTGGGGAAATGGCAAGGAGCGCCGAATTGCTGGGATTCCACAGGAGCTTGACGATGGGCGGCTCTGCCACGTCCATGGACTGGAGGAGCTCGCCGCCGGCGGACCACACGTGGATGGCAGCGCGGGATCCTCCGCAGTCGCTAGCCACGGCAATTGCCGTGCCATCTGAAGTCCAGGCCAGCGCCGTGACCGTCGTTGTCTTGGGAGCGTCGGGATCCAACAAGGCATGGGCGTGGGGTGACACGTGATGCTCGCCATGCTCAGTTGCCGTGGCACGCGAAATGGTCCAAACGCGGGCTAGCGCATCGgttccagcagccgccagTATTGATGGGTCTCTAGGGTTCCACTCGCACTGCAGCAGAATGGGAGCGTTTTCAGTCCCAGCTGGGGAGGGAGATGGCGCTGTTTCGGTGGCGCAGTTGGTGTCCATGAGGCGGATGAAGGTGGTTTTTGGAAATAGTTGCTCGACCTTGTCGACCTGCGTGCCCTGCTCGGGGCCCTCTGTCCGCACAATTGGGAGCGGCACCTGTTCGCCTTCTAGCGGAGACGGGTAGGCGTGATTGTCTTGCAGGCTCTGGTCGTCGTCGTGCTGGTGGTGATTCTCCTGCTGGTCCACATCCATGGCCATGGGGGTGCTGACGGTGGCTGCATCGGATTTGCTCTCGCAGCCGTTGCTGAGCCGCGGTCGCTTGGGGGGCGACCCATTGGGCAGAGAGTTCTGAATCCGTTTTCGCGACAAGTCTACCTCCTCTTCGCCTGGTGCATCcacgtcttcgtcgtcatcctcttcctctgtTTTTGCTGGCGGCTGCATTTCCACCAGCGGTCCAAAGATGCCGTTGCGCACCACCTCGGCTTGTGCGGTGGCATCCTCAGGCATCTGCTGCCGAATCGGATCGTCAgccaaaagggaaaaataaaaagggaacAGCGACAACCGCGATTGGCGCACAGGCAGCCCAGGCCCCAATCGCGAAGttgaaaaaggaagagaagaggcaagaagagaaggggaaAGCAGTGAATCTAGCAAGCAGTAAAATTTCCCGGCGTACCTGGTGACGTGCGTGCTCTCTTTCGAGCGCATAGTAGATAAGGCCGCTGTTGACAACAGAGACTAGAGCACGGCCCTTGACATGGCGCGCAAAGTCAAAGTCTCGCTGCGGCTCTTTGACGTGCCATTCTTTCTGGAATTTGGCGGCAGTTTCTCTGTAATCTAGACGCAAAAAAACAATTGTCCACGGTTAGTCATACTTCAAGGTTGATCCGGCCCTGCGAGAAACGACAGGGACAAAAGCTGCGGTGCTGCGCGGTTCCACGTACTGCCTTCAAGCAAATACCTGCGCAAAAAAAGGGTCAGCACGAGGCGTGGGCGCCAACAAAGCCTCTTGGGGCCGAAAAAAACATCTGGGAAGAGACTGGAGGCTCGGTGATGGAGGATTGGGCGGCGGTGGACGGCCTGGAGGGTGGCAGGCGGCCAAGAGGGCACAAGGCTGGCAAAAGCAACGGGCTTTGACGAACCTCCAGATGAGAAAGTTGACTCGGTCTGAGTCGAGAAATTCCTTGATGACCATGGCTATGGTTCCGGGGgtgggaggggggagagcGCGCCAGCAGGTGGCGGCAGTGTCACGGCTGGTCGTCGCAGGCGAGTCTGCAGGAGTAGAGCAGCGCTGAGGCTCGATCGGGGCGCCGTCAAAGGAGAGCGAGATGGCGAATGTGAGGAGGAAGTGAGAGTGAAGAttcaagaaagaagatgaatcgAATCCACATCCGCCCACGGCAGAGACAGGTACTCCGTACCTCTGTCGGTACATTGGCCCTGCCGCGCCTGGGGTACGCAGTACCTGGACTGTGCGCTGCAAGTACCTGgccgccagccgcagccaccGGCCACGCTGCAGTACCCGTCAAGTACCGCGTACCTCGGCGGCCGGGCGTTCAGCCCACGCCAGATTCAACGGGCCTTGTTTGGGGAGCCCAGAAAGGCGAGGCGCCGAAGGAGAAACCCAGCCGGTGGACTGCGCTATAGCCGGCGCCAGACATCAATTAAAGGCtggctacatgtagatgCCAGCGCCACCGCAGCGCCGCTCTACCAATGGCAAGGCCCTGGAGGTCACCCCCAAGGCTTTCACATCCTACCGCCAAACTTAATAATGGAGGGGGCAGTTTTTTTCCTCGAGATCTTGCCCCCTCCAAATCTGCCTCCCTACAGCAACCTGCGCATACATGACCGTTTTGCTCTAGCCCTGTCATGCCACGAAGAGGGCCCTAAAATGCACATAAACGAGCTTCTGCGGCATGACatttgcttttgccttggccagccccccccctctcgcTGATGCGATGAGGCCGCGTTGCGGACACGATACTGCGCCGCATATTGCAAGATTGACAGTGGCGTTCCTATGCACGGGTACAGAGAGCGACAAGGCATGGCATCCATTTGCAGCGTCGCTTCGCGGAGGCTGCCGCGCATCACGAATGTCGGTACCTTGGGTACTACTAGTTGATGGCGTCGGAAGCAAAAGACTTGCCTGAATACCTCCAGAGCCATGTCCAGATACGGAGAGGTACCGAGCAGACGTCGCGACAGCGTGTGATGCGCCAGGTACTGCTCCGTCGTGGGCACTACTGCATCTAGTCGTTCTCGAAGGTGGGCCGGCCTGGCGCTAGATTGAGCATTCAAATCGCTGTGGAACGAGATAGCATGGCGGTAGGGCAGCGGGAGAAACGGGGGGATTGGAGAGAACCCTAGGCCTGGCTGCTAAAACTTGCCGACGGAGGGTGGTACAGTGTCCCGGTTTGTCGTAGAGGCTCTTCACAGGCAAGACAAGACATGGTGCCGGGTTCTCGATACTTGTGCGCGAAACGTTTCGCCGCGGAGAGGAGAACCAGCTTGCGGGGTCCAGTCGACTCGTTACGGTATTGTCAGCCTGTGACCTGGTCTCTGGGCTGGACGAGTGCGTGCATGTCACTTCAGACAAAGGACGacgagagggaaaagaaagtCATTACCAGATGCGCCATCTCCTAGCGCTGGTGGCGCAAGCCCAATTCGCTCGTCAACTGAAGTGTCCTCCTcttgcatgtacaagtacctaTTCGCTATCCTCGTTCGTATCTAATGGTATCTGTTTGTCACGCTCCGGCACTCGTGCTGAGGCCGTTTGGTCGGTATCTGTGGCCGAAGGTTCTCCGGAGCACGAGCACTAGATATTGCCAAGTTGCGCATTGGCCTTGCTCTCCCGTTCAACGCCCGCCCGGTCAGACGCGGCCAAAGGGAAAATCTTAAGCCACATCGTCGCGAACTCGGTTAACGGTAGCCCAGGTCATTTTGGCCCAGCCCCTGCAAAGGGGGCGGATGCTTTTGCACAAGGCACAGTTTGCTACTGTATACATAGTAGTAAGGATGCCCCAGACTCTCTGGCATGCACAAACTCGGCTGCCAAGACAGATGCTTGGACCCAGGGCGTCAGGATGGCAGCCCCAAAACCCTCTCTTTTCGTGCGGTGGCGAACTGCGAAGTCGGTCGgctcctgcagcagcttggccgcCTCCGGGCTGTCCCCATCAGCAATCGCGATTTCGATCCTGGATCCAGGGCAGAAGCTGGGTCGCTGTCTCGTCTGCGTCTCTCCCCACGGCATTCTCGTCAACgtcctgccgctgctgatggAATGGAAGACGTCGCCATCACGATGCCGCGCCTCTCGAGATCAAGCCTAAAGGGCGCCAGGGCAGCAGAATCTGAGACTGGATTGCAGATCGGCTGGGCACTACTCCGTAAATGAGCGTGCTCCGTAGCAGTACCTGGACATCCCGCGCCCCGCAGGGAATGTCCTGGATCATCCAAGTGTCTCCAAGCGGCCGTACCGGTACGTGCTTCCTCAGAGGCCACGGGATCCCGTCAATGGATCTGGGCTCGCGACGGTGGCTAATGGCCAATGGCCCGGCACACTAGCACAGCTCGTACTGTGCTCTATGAGGACAAGAGGATTAGCGGCGTCGTTTGGCGAACGCTGTGCTTATTGCTTTTATCCCCGACACGCGGGAAATCCCCCTCGGCGAGATGACGGGCTGCGAGCTCATCGCCTTAGCTAAGCTTCCAAAAAGTGGTCCTCTCTTCATTTAAAGATTCAGTCTCACGCGCAGCAACGCACTGGCACCGGCCCCTTGAAGCTTCCTGGACGGCCCAGAGGGAAATCTGGAAGGCTATCTTCTGGAAGCGGCGGCTCAGAAGGCCATCTTCGGTCAATACCTGTTGGAACCAAGGCCCGTAGAATGATGGATGCTCTGCTTTTTGACTGCTCTGGCCTGGTTTGGTCCGGTCTgatcgcctcgcctcgcctccccctccccctcccctctcttctcgtcacaggcagcagcagccatccagAAGACAAAGAGTGTCCTGGATGGCGAGAGGTGTGTGTGATTTATTCTCGTCAGCCTACGTGGCACTGGTCACAGGCGACAAAAGGGGCGGGCGGCAGCATCATAGGTGGTCGGCCTTGGAGCTGGTGGCGCCGCCAAGTTTGTTGCTTGTTCCCCTTCACGCCGCCGCGAAATGTACATTGTATCTGCGCAGGGGTTATTTGTGACGGTTGCGATGTGCGTGCCGGGGACAGGGGTGCAACGAGATGGCTGCCATCAATGGCTTATTATAGCCCGGAGACCACAGACGAGTGGATGAGGGCGAGTGGATGACGGAGCTAGACCGGGCCAGCTCAGTGTTCCGTGGGTGATGGGACAGGAAATCCTGGTACGAGAAACTGGTGGCCCAAAgactagcagcagcaatatccGGGGTCTTGCAGGCTTCAGAGATTCTAGCGACAATACTGTAGACTGCAGCGTGACGGAAaggagagcagagaaagagagaggagaaaacgCGCGCCATGACGGATTTTGCTTCGCAGGAGCTGAGAGGCTTTGTCGCCGCAACAGCTGCGTCCACAGCCCCGATAAAAAAGCCAGAGGCCTCGAAGTCAGGATCTTTGACGATGGCATGGATGGGTCTTCAAGCTCGCCCCGCCTACTCCATACACAAGCGCCCACGGCCCATGGCAGCCGGTACGAGATATTTGTACTCATCATTACCGACAACTCTTCAGCAGGCGGCGTAAGGCAACATGAAGCCACGAGTACAGATCGGGTATGCAGCGACGAAATATAGTACCACGCCGAGTATAGCACCCGCCGTGAAATGACCTACTGGAGCCAAAGCGCACTTGTTACCAAGGCCTGCATTGGCTCCAGGCACCTGCTCCTACTAAAGATGCCTGACCTGCCTAAACGAAGAAACCATGCGTTTTGCTTCGTCTCCCGCAGCTGACTGTTGCCGTGCGTGCAAAAACGATCATTTCAAGCGTATCAATTGGATTTGTGCAGATGGATGTGCAAGATCGGCCATTCCGACGCTGTTTCTCTCGATCGTTCGCCGCCAGTTCCAGTTCGGGATGGACTCCTCTCTGCAGCCCCCGTGCTTCCGtggtactgtacagtagcaaTTCAGACGGCTGGGGTCTTGTAACCTTGAAGCAAGCAGGGCAGGGTCCCCCGTTACGGGTTTTTGCACATGCGCGACCCCACATGCTACGCTCAATCCAATTTGCTGGCTGCCGGATGAAGCTGATTGTCCCGATAGGAGAAAACCCTGGGGCAGAGCCTGTGCCTTGCCGAGGTTCTGCCTCGTGCTGAGTCATGGATCGAGTGGTGGCCGGTGCATGAGTGTGTAACTGATGTCTTGAACGCTTGACTGACGAAAGACTGGGGAGAGTGCATGTAAGGGGGGATTTGAAACTGCACCAGATAGGCTGCATCACATTCTTTTTCCAGCAACCAGTGATCAATCACGCACCTCCTCTGCCTTGTAAGGCCATGTCTTGCAGCTAGGCGTTTGGCCTTGTATCGCTTCCCGTTTAAGCTTCAAGGCTGCGTCAACGCTAGTTAATAATACACGACTAGGAAACGTGTCTGCAGTCTTGAACCTTGAGCTGACTGACAAATAGCATTTTTTTCGAATGATTTCTGGATAGCATGAGAGTATCACAGCGAGGAAAGAAGATTAAATAAAACTTCTTTCCCCAACAGCCATCACATATATATCTTCATTTGCGAGGACCGAGCCTAGTATCGAAAAATTTGTGCCTGAGGCAAACACTCCTCCACCAGTCGGCATCACCCGATTCGGCTGATCCCTTCGCATATTGTGGCATCCCTAGCATGGAGGCTTTCATGTTGAGTACAAGCCACAAGCAGAACACACGCCCATAGCTCTGACCGCGCAGAAGAGGACAACAACCCTCTCGTTCTGCCCTCTGCCTGATTCTCAAccgtctttcttttctcctcgtGCGCCGGCCTGGATCCTTCTACAAACCCCGGCTCAAATGACACCTTGGAAAAAAAGCCCCCCCGCGATAGAACCATCCACCATCCCGCATCTCGCATCCCCGTCGCCATGCCCCCGCGAATAAACCTCCCGCCAGTAACACGAGCTCTGCTCGGCACTCTGCTCTTCCAGTCTGTCCTGAGCGCCGCGATTAGATATCGCCAGTGGGCCGAGGATACGGACATTGTGATACCGTACCTGACGCTCATCCCGCAGCTGTCTATTGCCTACCCCTGGACGTTTCTGACGGCTTCGTTGGTTGAGGGCAACATCTTTACGTTTGGCTTGGGTGCCGTGACCCTATACCATGGCGGCAGGTATCTGGAGAGAGCTTGGTCTTCGGCAGACCTGGCCAAATTCCTTGTGCTCGTGACGCTGGTCCCAAACGTCCTCACCTTTTTCACCATGATATTTTTCTTTACCTTGACTAGGGACACCGACTGGACGTGagtttatacttttatatacgCAATTGTTTACTTGATAAAGGACTACCACTAAACATATTTCTCTTTGCAGACTTACGATTATCGGCGGTACCATTCCTATCCAGATCGCTTTCCTCGTCGCCTTCAGCCAGCTCATCCCAGCGCATACGGTAACACTATTCCGAGGCATCGTTTCGCTCCGAGTCCCAAGAATTCCCCTCATCTATATTGGCGTCGTCACTGTGCTCTCGTTTACTCCGCTGCTATCACGCGCTGCTCTTTGGCTGGCCAACTACAGCTTCCTTGTCAGCTGGACCTATTTACGATTCTTCAAGGTTGTCTTTCCCGATCTTGATTCAGCTCAACCGGCGTCGCTACGGGGAGATGCCAGCGAAACTTTCGCCTTTGCCGAATTCTTCCCAAGCCCCGTTAAGCCCGCCGTGGCTGCCGTGTCAGATCAAATCTACAACATCCTTGTCGCGATTCGACTCTGCAAGCCGTCATCGCAGCGAGGCATAACTACAGGGCGCGATGGCTTCCAGCACAGAGGGGCGCCAGGAAGTGCCCGTGCCGAAgccgagagaagaagggctatCGCACTGAAGGCACTGGACCAGAGGCTGAATGCtgcaactgctgctgcccggCAATCCTCACAGGCCCCGCCACCGGCTCCTGCCCAGCCGAGCGGCCCACCTGTGCAGGTTCAGCCTCAATCAAGTGCTCAGACAGCTATGAAGTCTGAACCAGGGCCGATGCTTGGCGAGACCAAGTTTGAgccggaagaagatgattcaTAGGAGAGCGTCTAGGGTGGGGCCGtgtatttgtttgtttgatACAATGACATGGATGATATTGGCGGCGCCTTTGTGTTTTCCAGACGAAGGTGTCAGGAAGAGGGACTCGGGTCATGGATTGAAATGATTGTAATGATATGCGAGGATAGCGCGGTTGGATTGATGGACTGTAAGTTGGCGCCTGGTGTTGTCATGGATCCTGGGGTTAATTATCTAGCCGGCACATGAACTAATGAGTCATGTTTTATTTCATCAGCTGTGTTGAAGCGATAATACACACCATTTAAGGTGAATGACTTTCTGCAACCCCTAGTTTTTGCCCCCAAGACAACTTGATGCGGCTATATCTAGCTGGCTTTTTCTGACACCAAAGGCTGAAACTCTCAGGCTGCaggaaagaggaggagaattgACCGCTCCAGTGGGTTGATGTGGAGGTAGAAGCTGGGTGTCGATCAGCTGAGCTGATTGGGCTagagaagggaaaggaatACCCAGCGTTGTGACTCTCCATCAAGATTGCCACCGCCTTGCATGtttctctcgtcttcccCACGTTTGGGCATTGTCTCACATATGACATCGTACTGATCTACCATGCGAGTTATCTCATAGCCTTGTCAAATGATTCATGTGGAGAGCTGTGTGTCCCGCCATCTGTAACTCGAGACATTAGCGCATTGCAGCCACGCAaaatcaagatgaagacaaaggaaGATGTCATCtggaaagaggcagagggtGAGAGTAATATATGCCTTGAAGCAATCAGGACAATTTtaactttttctttcttgaaTTTCTCcttgtactttttttttctttgaacTCTTTTGGAGTTCTGGCGCTTACTTGGATGCTCTAGCTGGTGGCAAGGATGAGATCTTGCAAGCTACCCAGAATAGCAGTCGACAAGAATCATCGAAAATACAAGAGGGCAGCGTCGCCATGCACGGCTGAAACCCACGCGGGAACCCCCCCTTACTCATCGCCATGTAATatgtataggtatatatattatacaCTTGAGATTCCGTCCATCGTAAGATCCTCCAACCGGGAACCAGCTCATGTTTCCAGCCGGCCAAAAACCGCTGCAAGAGGCACAGACAGAGAGAATCCTGAAACAgacgtacatgtacatacatagcTTGGCAGTACGTAGTGACTGCGTCTGCAGGGATAATCTCAATCCTATAAACATTCATATTAGACCTACGGCAGAACCCGATGCGGTACGATGTATAGTGGAATGACGATGCGACTGCATTAAAGCCGCTGGTCCTCCGTACAGAGTAGCACCCCGGATGGAGCAAGGGGGGTGAAAATGTGGCTTGTTTCCAAGGTCTTTGCTTTGGACTTTCAAGCAATCGGAGGATCAGGACGGGCTACGGTCGCTGCCCCTCTAGGTATATACTGCAGGTTGGTAGGTAATaacgaaaaagaaaccaGGCTGAGGTGGGTGGCCAGGATGTCAGGCCTTGTCTCTGTTTAATAAAGCCCAAGTGGCTCTATGTACATACCAACTGCCTATCAAACTGAGCTAAACAGCCCGTCGCAGCTTTCTAGTGCAGGTAAATCGTATTTGGTGGCACCGAGTGTGTCTGGGCGCTGGGCTATGGTTTGCAGCGGCTCATGACAGGCGGAAAGCACATAGACAAGTATCACGAACttattactagtagtagccCAAGACACAGTTGTATGTGTATATCCACTAT is part of the Trichoderma atroviride chromosome 1, complete sequence genome and encodes:
- a CDS encoding uncharacterized protein (EggNog:ENOG41~TransMembrane:4 (n13-24c29/30o53-76i97-119o125-148i169-192o)), with amino-acid sequence MPPRINLPPVTRALLGTLLFQSVLSAAIRYRQWAEDTDIVIPYLTLIPQLSIAYPWTFLTASLVEGNIFTFGLGAVTLYHGGRYLERAWSSADLAKFLVLVTLVPNVLTFFTMIFFFTLTRDTDWTLTIIGGTIPIQIAFLVAFSQLIPAHTVTLFRGIVSLRVPRIPLIYIGVVTVLSFTPLLSRAALWLANYSFLVSWTYLRFFKVVFPDLDSAQPASLRGDASETFAFAEFFPSPVKPAVAAVSDQIYNILVAIRLCKPSSQRGITTGRDGFQHRGAPGSARAEAERRRAIALKALDQRLNAATAAARQSSQAPPPAPAQPSGPPVQVQPQSSAQTAMKSEPGPMLGETKFEPEEDDS
- a CDS encoding uncharacterized protein (EggNog:ENOG41) yields the protein MVIKEFLDSDRVNFLIWRYLLEGNYRETAAKFQKEWHVKEPQRDFDFARHVKGRALVSVVNSGLIYYALEREHARHQMPEDATAQAEVVRNGIFGPLVEMQPPAKTEEEDDDEDVDAPGEEEVDLSRKRIQNSLPNGSPPKRPRLSNGCESKSDAATVSTPMAMDVDQQENHHQHDDDQSLQDNHAYPSPLEGEQVPLPIVRTEGPEQGTQVDKVEQLFPKTTFIRLMDTNCATETAPSPSPAGTENAPILLQCEWNPRDPSILAAAGTDALARVWTISRATATEHGEHHVSPHAHALLDPDAPKTTTVTALAWTSDGTAIAVASDCGGSRAAIHVWSAGGELLQSMDVAEPPIVKLLWNPSNSALLAISPENKVGTSITVHSATSNKSFRYDLSGHSLDTGLDATWTGESEFLICGGGIFECLSVGETSIQRARKFETKEDDHFAQVLFDPLSQLVATSSDKGVLDLWDESGARRSISAHQGSITTMAWQPLSSNHSNPDDERLIATGGEDGAILIWNARKPESKPKCFFTMELPVVRLAFTPDGAFIAGATSRSVLIWKVDSHSVPRAVWRPSRDEFENLKGNQDSEEEDEHCLCWDISGQKLAYGANSRLAIISFSG